A genome region from Halorussus pelagicus includes the following:
- a CDS encoding pyridoxal phosphate-dependent aminotransferase, translating into MFPDIAYLDWIAGRPENAAHDLGSSDLRRAPAGPDEVVPPALATVVAGEATLSERLAEIYGVEPENVLVTAGATHANFLAAATVLTDAEAAARAAAESDGGTDIGDGSTTDGDALPSEPRALVEKPGYEPLLATPEAVGATVDRFLRTPDNDYSLNPDRVAAAAVEDTALVTVSNRHNPSGRLTDRETLAETAAAVGEADATLLVDEVYAPFRAEAGDGPFGGPTAAGLPNTVVTNSLTKFFGFGNVRIGWLVADADFVERARSVSHYVPAVAAPSKRLAERALAVGDRLTDESRERLRANHEALASFLAEREDLSGRVEPGCSYAFLSHDAADGDEVAAAAWDEGVLVVPGRFFDDDESVRVSAGHEPERVRAGLDRLGEVLDSLAE; encoded by the coding sequence GTGTTTCCCGACATCGCGTACCTCGACTGGATCGCCGGGCGACCCGAGAACGCCGCGCACGACCTCGGTTCCTCGGACCTCCGGCGCGCACCCGCCGGTCCCGACGAGGTCGTTCCACCGGCGCTCGCTACCGTCGTCGCTGGCGAGGCGACGCTCTCCGAACGCCTCGCCGAAATCTACGGCGTCGAACCCGAGAACGTCCTCGTAACCGCGGGCGCGACCCACGCCAACTTCCTCGCGGCCGCGACCGTCCTCACCGACGCGGAGGCCGCCGCGCGAGCGGCGGCCGAGAGCGACGGCGGTACCGACATCGGCGACGGTAGCACGACCGACGGCGATGCACTTCCGTCAGAACCGCGCGCACTGGTCGAGAAACCCGGCTACGAACCGCTGTTGGCGACGCCCGAGGCGGTCGGTGCGACGGTGGACCGATTCCTCCGGACGCCGGACAACGACTACTCGCTCAACCCCGACCGAGTGGCCGCCGCGGCGGTCGAAGACACCGCGCTCGTCACGGTGTCGAACCGCCACAACCCGAGCGGTCGCCTGACCGACCGCGAAACGCTCGCCGAGACGGCCGCCGCCGTCGGCGAGGCGGACGCGACCCTCCTCGTGGACGAGGTGTACGCGCCGTTCCGCGCCGAAGCGGGTGACGGTCCCTTCGGCGGTCCCACGGCGGCCGGACTCCCGAACACAGTCGTCACGAACTCGCTGACCAAGTTCTTCGGCTTCGGCAACGTTCGAATCGGCTGGCTCGTCGCCGACGCCGACTTCGTGGAACGCGCACGCTCGGTGAGCCACTATGTCCCGGCAGTCGCAGCACCGAGTAAGCGACTCGCCGAGCGGGCGCTCGCGGTCGGCGACCGACTCACCGACGAGTCCCGCGAGCGCCTTCGGGCCAATCACGAGGCGCTGGCGTCGTTCCTCGCGGAGCGCGAGGACCTCTCGGGACGAGTCGAACCGGGGTGTTCGTATGCGTTCCTCAGCCACGACGCGGCCGACGGCGACGAAGTCGCCGCGGCTGCGTGGGACGAGGGCGTGCTGGTCGTTCCGGGTCGGTTCTTCGACGACGACGAGAGCGTCCGCGTCAGCGCGGGCCACGAACCCGAGCGCGTCCGGGCGGGACTGGACCGACTCGGCGAGGTGTTGGACTCGCTCGCGGAGTGA
- a CDS encoding PRC-barrel domain-containing protein, with product MDGTPQEITNLVGREVYSNNGIFVGEVEDVRLNVDACAVSGVALGELNRELFSDVVDTENGVMVPYRWVRAVGDVVLINDTIERLQQPDDEDETVPA from the coding sequence ATGGACGGCACACCACAGGAGATTACGAATCTGGTCGGTCGGGAGGTGTACTCCAACAACGGCATCTTCGTCGGCGAAGTCGAGGACGTACGACTGAACGTCGATGCGTGCGCCGTGTCCGGGGTCGCGCTCGGCGAACTCAACCGCGAACTGTTCTCCGACGTAGTTGACACCGAGAACGGCGTGATGGTTCCGTATCGGTGGGTGCGCGCAGTCGGCGATGTGGTCCTCATCAACGACACTATCGAGCGTTTGCAGCAACCTGACGACGAAGACGAGACGGTTCCAGCCTGA
- a CDS encoding DHH family phosphoesterase yields MSAGITISSMSDYAILGCGSVGHAVAEELVEQGKDVLIIDRDADRVEALRDQDLNAQTADIREDDIYDTIADNEVVLIMSSDVEANKEAVQNIRNNDSEQFIVVRASDPVSEDELTELGADVVINPSEVIADSALRALETGELEYKAQQLTEVIEGADERLAIVTHDSPDPDSIASAVALQAIADTLGVEADILHIGDIGHQENRAFVNLLGIELLPYADADVDDYDTIALVDHAKATENTFGKPVDIFIDHFEPDEEYEAEFVDIRPSVSSTSTIMTKYIQEFDLNVSEEVATALLYGIRAETLDFKRDTTPADLTAAAYLYPFANHDTLEQVESPSMSPETLDVLAEAITNREVQGSHLVSNAGFIRDRDALTQAASHLLNLEGITTTAVFGIAEETIYLAARSKDIRMNIGKMLQDAFADIGEAAGHSTQASVEIPLGIFTGIETTDDNRDTLLSLTEEAVKRKLFDAMGVESGEGSNGS; encoded by the coding sequence ATGAGCGCCGGGATTACCATCTCCTCGATGTCCGACTACGCTATCTTGGGCTGTGGGAGCGTCGGGCACGCGGTCGCCGAGGAACTGGTCGAGCAGGGCAAAGACGTACTCATCATCGACCGGGACGCCGACCGCGTCGAGGCCCTGCGTGACCAAGACCTCAACGCACAGACCGCCGACATCCGGGAGGACGATATCTACGACACTATCGCGGACAACGAAGTCGTTCTCATCATGTCTTCGGACGTGGAGGCCAACAAGGAGGCCGTCCAGAACATCCGGAACAACGACAGCGAGCAGTTCATCGTCGTGCGCGCGAGCGACCCCGTCTCCGAGGACGAACTCACCGAGTTGGGCGCGGACGTAGTCATCAACCCCTCGGAGGTCATCGCTGATTCGGCCCTGCGCGCGCTCGAAACCGGCGAGTTGGAGTACAAGGCCCAACAGCTCACCGAGGTCATCGAGGGCGCAGACGAGCGTCTTGCCATCGTCACCCACGACAGTCCGGACCCCGACTCCATCGCCAGCGCCGTCGCGCTACAGGCCATCGCCGACACCCTCGGCGTCGAGGCCGACATCCTCCACATCGGCGACATCGGCCATCAGGAGAACCGCGCGTTCGTCAATCTGCTGGGCATCGAACTGCTTCCCTACGCCGACGCCGACGTGGACGACTACGACACCATCGCGCTGGTGGACCACGCCAAGGCGACCGAGAACACGTTCGGCAAGCCGGTCGATATCTTCATCGACCACTTCGAACCGGACGAGGAGTACGAGGCCGAGTTCGTGGACATCCGGCCGAGCGTGAGTTCGACCTCCACAATCATGACGAAGTACATTCAGGAGTTCGACCTCAACGTCAGCGAGGAGGTCGCTACCGCGCTCCTCTACGGCATCCGGGCCGAGACGCTGGACTTCAAGCGCGACACGACGCCTGCCGACCTCACCGCCGCGGCGTACCTCTATCCTTTCGCCAACCACGACACGCTCGAACAGGTCGAATCCCCCTCGATGTCGCCCGAGACGCTGGACGTGCTGGCCGAGGCCATCACGAACCGCGAGGTGCAAGGGAGCCACCTCGTGAGCAACGCGGGGTTCATCCGCGACAGAGACGCGCTCACACAGGCGGCCTCCCACCTCCTGAATCTAGAGGGCATCACGACGACGGCGGTGTTCGGCATCGCCGAGGAGACTATCTATCTCGCCGCGCGCTCGAAGGACATCCGGATGAACATCGGCAAGATGCTACAGGACGCCTTCGCCGACATCGGCGAGGCCGCGGGCCACTCGACGCAGGCCAGCGTCGAGATTCCGCTCGGCATTTTCACCGGCATCGAGACCACCGACGACAACCGCGACACCTTGCTCTCGCTAACTGAGGAAGCGGTCAAGCGCAAACTCTTCGACGCGATGGGCGTCGAGAGCGGCGAAGGGTCCAACGGAAGCTAA
- a CDS encoding ATP-binding protein — protein sequence MKLLLCGPPGVGKTTVAEQLLGRLHRAGHDFRVLHSDDFSRNTYGQMYERVSADPDADWLLDGTFYEREWQDRFRNLPDAHLIYLTASLETALERNRECKNAISERGVQAMHGKFEKPERPDLTLDTEALSVSEAADAIERYVATWI from the coding sequence GTGAAGCTTCTGCTTTGCGGGCCGCCGGGCGTCGGCAAGACCACCGTCGCCGAGCAACTGCTCGGGCGACTCCATAGGGCTGGCCACGACTTTCGGGTCCTCCACTCAGACGACTTCTCGCGGAACACCTACGGCCAGATGTACGAGCGCGTGAGCGCCGACCCCGACGCCGACTGGCTTCTCGATGGGACGTTCTACGAGCGCGAGTGGCAGGACCGCTTTCGCAACCTTCCCGACGCCCACCTCATCTATCTCACCGCGAGTCTGGAAACCGCGCTGGAGCGCAACCGGGAGTGCAAGAACGCGATTTCCGAGCGGGGAGTTCAGGCCATGCACGGGAAGTTCGAGAAACCGGAGCGTCCGGACCTGACCCTCGATACCGAGGCGTTGTCGGTGTCCGAGGCGGCCGACGCGATTGAGCGGTACGTGGCAACGTGGATTTGA
- a CDS encoding GNAT family N-acetyltransferase, which yields MTVEVRRAETDAERADGIAVRKTVFVEEQGVPEDLELDGKDDESLHFVAYAEGESNEETLADDRRPVGVGRLREVGDRTGKVERIAVLKANRGEGVGRAIMRTLEATAAERGLSKLVMHAQTSVEEFYRDLGYETTSDEFEEAGIAHVEMEKSLE from the coding sequence ATGACCGTCGAAGTCCGACGAGCCGAGACCGACGCTGAACGCGCGGACGGCATCGCGGTCCGCAAGACAGTCTTCGTCGAGGAGCAGGGCGTCCCCGAGGACCTCGAACTTGACGGCAAGGACGACGAATCCCTCCACTTCGTCGCGTACGCCGAGGGGGAATCGAACGAGGAAACGCTCGCGGATGACCGACGCCCGGTCGGCGTCGGACGCCTCCGCGAGGTCGGCGACCGAACGGGCAAAGTCGAACGCATCGCGGTGCTGAAGGCCAATCGCGGAGAGGGCGTGGGCCGCGCGATTATGCGAACCCTCGAAGCGACCGCCGCCGAGCGCGGCCTCTCGAAACTCGTGATGCACGCCCAGACCTCTGTCGAGGAGTTCTACCGCGACCTCGGCTACGAGACCACCAGCGACGAGTTCGAGGAGGCCGGAATTGCCCACGTCGAGATGGAGAAGTCGCTGGAGTAG
- a CDS encoding LLM class flavin-dependent oxidoreductase, with protein sequence MNLSIVDIAPVRAGSTATDAYEDTVELAQAAERLGYSRFWVAEHHGLADSIASTTPEVLISHLAAKTSEIRIGSGTVLLNHYSPFKVAETFASLDALAPDRIDLGLGRATGMPAADRALRSGVPRQQTSGNHAEKIEETARHLYGAFPDDHPYDDIVIPRSADGAPETWVLGSSPSSAEIAGELGLPYAFAAFIRPTVAEEAMARYHDHFEASEFDAGLDDPHSALAVNAACAETDREAARLRASSEAAYRRMRRGAFGPPPTVEEAVDELGGVPDPTPASLAPEEWPRAISGSPDTLASLLEGMTDAVGADEVIVQNLIEDPDDRIRSYELLAEGVGLSPR encoded by the coding sequence ATGAACCTCTCGATAGTCGATATCGCGCCGGTCCGGGCCGGAAGCACCGCGACCGACGCTTACGAGGACACGGTCGAGTTAGCGCAGGCGGCCGAGCGACTCGGCTACTCCCGATTCTGGGTCGCCGAACACCACGGACTCGCCGACTCGATAGCGAGTACGACGCCAGAGGTGCTCATCTCGCATCTGGCCGCGAAGACCTCCGAGATTCGAATCGGCTCCGGGACGGTCCTGCTCAACCACTACAGTCCGTTCAAAGTGGCCGAGACGTTCGCCTCGCTTGATGCGCTCGCGCCCGACCGCATCGACTTGGGACTCGGGCGAGCGACAGGGATGCCCGCGGCGGACCGCGCTCTGCGCTCGGGCGTTCCCCGCCAACAGACCAGTGGCAACCACGCCGAGAAGATAGAGGAGACCGCGAGACACCTCTACGGGGCGTTTCCAGACGATCACCCGTACGACGACATCGTGATTCCCCGCTCGGCCGACGGCGCTCCCGAGACGTGGGTCCTCGGGTCGAGTCCGTCCAGCGCCGAAATCGCGGGGGAACTCGGACTGCCCTACGCCTTCGCGGCGTTCATCCGGCCGACCGTGGCCGAGGAAGCGATGGCGAGATACCACGACCACTTCGAGGCCTCCGAGTTCGACGCCGGACTGGACGACCCCCACAGCGCGCTGGCCGTGAACGCCGCCTGTGCCGAGACCGACCGCGAGGCGGCACGACTCCGCGCGTCGTCGGAGGCCGCGTACCGCCGGATGCGACGCGGTGCCTTCGGCCCGCCGCCGACCGTCGAGGAAGCCGTGGACGAACTCGGGGGCGTGCCCGACCCGACGCCCGCCTCGCTCGCGCCCGAAGAGTGGCCACGCGCGATTTCCGGCAGTCCCGACACGCTCGCGTCGCTCCTCGAAGGGATGACCGACGCCGTCGGTGCCGACGAGGTAATCGTCCAGAACCTCATCGAGGACCCCGACGACAGGATTCGCTCGTACGAACTACTCGCCGAGGGCGTCGGTCTCTCGCCGCGCTGA
- the guaB gene encoding IMP dehydrogenase, producing the protein MERDSERTGQFTDKLRVPEALTFDDVLLRPKESRVEPDEADVSTRVSTNVDVNVPILSAAMDTVTESQMAIAMARQGGLGVLHRNLDVDEAVAEVERVKRADELVIRDVVTAAPDQTVREVDTMMDRQGVSGAPVIDDDRKVLGIISGTDIRPYLEVGDRDEVREAMTDEVVTATEDVTPREALELMYEHKIERVPIVDDEDRLTGLVTMQGILQRREYGNAARDEDGHLRVGAAVGPFETDRAVALDEAGADVLFIDCAHAHNRNVIDGAREIKESVAADVVVGNVGTREAAEDVVDFADGIKVGIGPGSICTTRVVSGAGMPQITAVSEVADVAVQEDVPVIADGGIRYSGDAIKAVAAGADAVMLGSYFAGTDEAPGRVITVDGKKYKQYRGMGSVGAMQSGDGDRYLKDEPDEEEEYVPEGVEAAEPYKGSLESELHQLVGGMQSGMGYVGAETIPAFKERSEFVRVSSAGQTEGHPHDVMITDEAPNYSPSE; encoded by the coding sequence ATGGAGAGAGATTCTGAGCGAACGGGGCAGTTCACCGACAAACTCCGCGTACCCGAGGCGTTGACCTTCGACGACGTACTTCTACGACCGAAAGAGAGTCGCGTCGAACCGGACGAGGCCGACGTTTCGACTCGCGTCTCGACCAACGTGGACGTGAACGTTCCCATTCTGTCCGCGGCTATGGACACCGTAACCGAGAGCCAGATGGCCATCGCCATGGCCAGACAGGGCGGTCTCGGCGTTCTCCACCGCAATCTGGACGTTGACGAGGCCGTCGCCGAAGTCGAACGGGTCAAACGCGCCGACGAACTCGTCATCCGCGATGTCGTCACGGCCGCTCCCGACCAGACTGTCCGCGAGGTGGACACGATGATGGACCGACAGGGCGTCTCGGGCGCTCCCGTCATCGACGACGACAGGAAGGTGCTGGGTATCATCTCGGGCACCGACATCCGACCCTATCTGGAAGTCGGCGACCGCGACGAGGTCCGCGAGGCCATGACCGACGAAGTCGTCACGGCGACCGAGGACGTTACGCCGCGCGAGGCGCTTGAACTGATGTACGAACACAAGATAGAGCGCGTGCCCATCGTGGACGACGAGGACCGTCTGACGGGTCTCGTCACGATGCAGGGCATCCTCCAGCGCCGCGAGTACGGTAACGCCGCCCGCGACGAGGACGGACACCTACGCGTCGGCGCGGCGGTCGGTCCCTTCGAGACCGACCGCGCGGTCGCCCTCGACGAGGCCGGTGCGGACGTACTCTTTATCGACTGCGCGCACGCGCACAACCGCAACGTCATCGACGGGGCGCGCGAAATCAAAGAGTCCGTCGCGGCCGACGTGGTCGTCGGCAACGTCGGCACCCGCGAGGCCGCCGAGGACGTAGTGGACTTCGCGGACGGCATCAAGGTGGGTATCGGTCCGGGTTCCATCTGCACCACGCGAGTCGTCTCCGGGGCGGGGATGCCCCAGATTACGGCCGTCTCGGAGGTTGCCGACGTGGCCGTCCAAGAGGACGTGCCGGTCATCGCGGACGGCGGCATTCGGTACTCGGGCGACGCCATCAAGGCCGTCGCGGCGGGCGCGGACGCGGTGATGCTCGGGTCGTACTTCGCGGGCACCGACGAAGCGCCCGGCCGCGTCATCACCGTGGACGGCAAGAAGTACAAGCAGTACCGTGGCATGGGGTCGGTCGGCGCGATGCAGTCGGGCGACGGCGACCGCTATCTCAAGGACGAACCGGACGAGGAAGAGGAGTACGTCCCCGAAGGCGTCGAGGCCGCAGAACCCTACAAGGGGAGCCTCGAAAGCGAACTCCACCAGCTCGTCGGCGGGATGCAGTCGGGCATGGGCTACGTCGGCGCTGAGACGATTCCGGCGTTCAAGGAGCGCTCGGAGTTCGTCCGGGTCTCCTCGGCGGGCCAGACCGAGGGCCACCCCCACGACGTGATGATTACCGACGAGGCACCGAACTACAGCCCCAGCGAATAA
- a CDS encoding DUF5794 domain-containing protein produces MSSSQHPVALRLERQVGGATKLLATVMGLPLVDGIFPALVLAGGVDSLTGMLQVGLLVFGGSATVAVILAEMDGTPREQAGTVLTVGIGIIALAAVEAAFAPTIESVLDTETFTRFAALVMLAIAAKTASSRIGEYLPGPGVIVGLGMVATFQPAGFELAVVDYDLILRATAAAASGVTFALLVALTSPWLREVVDIDRFRFGSAVALGVLPLSLLGLAPGNAPLAVLAVTSLLAFDPGEGTAEDATEDDDATTAVEAMNAETTADATDSAATPDSAQAVATDGSGGSNSDDAGYGYPGEEDDDEREPWL; encoded by the coding sequence ATGAGTAGTTCACAACATCCAGTCGCCCTTCGCTTGGAGCGGCAGGTAGGCGGGGCGACGAAATTGCTCGCCACCGTCATGGGGCTACCGCTGGTTGACGGCATCTTTCCTGCGCTCGTCCTCGCAGGCGGCGTGGACAGCCTCACGGGGATGCTACAGGTCGGTCTACTCGTCTTCGGGGGGAGCGCCACCGTCGCGGTCATCCTCGCCGAGATGGACGGCACGCCGCGCGAGCAGGCCGGAACCGTGCTGACGGTCGGCATCGGTATCATCGCGCTGGCGGCGGTCGAGGCCGCGTTCGCGCCGACCATTGAGAGCGTCCTCGACACTGAGACGTTCACGCGGTTCGCCGCGCTGGTCATGCTGGCCATCGCCGCTAAGACCGCGAGTTCCCGCATCGGGGAGTACCTTCCCGGTCCGGGCGTCATCGTCGGTCTTGGGATGGTTGCCACCTTCCAGCCCGCCGGGTTCGAGTTGGCAGTCGTTGACTACGACCTCATCCTGCGGGCCACCGCGGCGGCGGCCAGCGGTGTCACGTTCGCGCTCCTCGTCGCACTGACCTCGCCGTGGCTCCGCGAGGTCGTTGACATCGACCGCTTCCGCTTCGGGAGCGCGGTCGCGCTGGGCGTCCTGCCGCTGAGCCTGCTCGGACTCGCGCCCGGCAACGCGCCGCTGGCGGTACTGGCGGTCACCAGCCTGCTCGCGTTCGACCCCGGCGAAGGCACTGCCGAGGACGCCACCGAGGACGACGACGCGACCACGGCCGTCGAGGCGATGAACGCCGAGACGACCGCAGACGCGACCGACTCGGCGGCGACTCCCGACTCCGCACAGGCCGTCGCCACCGATGGCTCGGGCGGGTCGAACTCCGACGACGCGGGCTACGGCTACCCCGGCGAGGAGGACGACGACGAGCGCGAACCGTGGCTCTGA
- a CDS encoding DUF5795 family protein, with the protein MADNRVVQGRMVTPKALAELVEGEDVMDAETISETDRECPDCGGDVLEVGYMPSVTEFVTGWKCQDCDWADTDRD; encoded by the coding sequence ATGGCCGACAACCGTGTCGTGCAGGGTCGCATGGTGACGCCCAAAGCTCTCGCGGAACTCGTCGAGGGCGAGGACGTGATGGACGCCGAAACTATCTCGGAGACCGACCGCGAATGTCCCGACTGCGGCGGCGACGTTCTCGAAGTCGGATACATGCCGAGCGTGACTGAGTTCGTCACCGGGTGGAAATGCCAAGACTGCGACTGGGCCGACACCGACCGCGACTGA
- a CDS encoding DUF7563 family protein, translated as MAVPLPDANGDCRTCEFCDAHVTPEFRRSYGTADRRALRCPECDSWARIMRGSAAGKDVDHPDPQEHSGRNGGVELRGPKVTDGGLNR; from the coding sequence ATGGCGGTTCCGTTGCCCGACGCCAACGGCGACTGTCGCACCTGCGAGTTCTGTGACGCCCACGTCACCCCAGAGTTCCGCCGTAGCTACGGGACCGCCGACAGACGCGCCCTCCGGTGCCCCGAGTGCGACTCGTGGGCGCGAATTATGCGCGGGTCCGCGGCTGGTAAGGACGTAGACCACCCCGACCCGCAGGAACACAGCGGGCGGAACGGCGGCGTCGAACTCCGTGGCCCGAAAGTAACGGACGGAGGGCTAAACCGATGA
- a CDS encoding winged helix-turn-helix domain-containing protein, with translation MSLDTPSSAGVVSPDQYVSDVTDAETDRFPEPRAHGASIQNVLNDLAPSDRDKRGLDRGTLYDHAVHYWRENVEDHDREPYVAAEPFDADWLPEDGRFALVVKSSGWKAGYGLGDDYSQFYEHHVMLRRIVETKNGTKLKKPPLALHVEVQPQFRDLVYSDGNPLECPHGEGTRLKIWTTWAEQPEDAETRAYDALRAVYGDVFDVDDQNPNSRRVAKAEAHVRFAHEKMGNVVEALDQSRQLVAYGGESEIEAHQRRQREGYLEALVESDRWDLLGFPDQPFNTGLKVYRRKDWHTLSPENPAFHPKLEAFFAGVERGELPHVSEWDSVMDHLRTMCATHARWAGLERSDLVEDDFFDGALAPEYEFERPTGRKHMLRQRYEEVATEVYREALKPNTTAVYDLMKVVAEHRGANYDTLVEETGLARSTVRYHVARLEDADVFVKVEKNPVLVAFTAPLAREEASDVLEEVHLDDTPEDRADRADDRREARHERQERRDDDLDRKTEEDADPDASGEDDLGFRYLAHVEASAHDLAFLRDRSELGERDVRVRADELPPDLR, from the coding sequence GTGAGTCTCGACACGCCGTCGAGCGCGGGCGTCGTCTCGCCCGACCAGTACGTCTCGGATGTGACCGACGCCGAGACCGACCGGTTCCCCGAACCGCGCGCCCACGGCGCGAGTATCCAGAACGTGCTGAACGACCTCGCGCCCTCCGACCGGGACAAGCGCGGTCTCGACCGCGGCACGCTCTACGACCACGCGGTCCACTACTGGCGCGAGAACGTCGAGGACCACGACCGCGAACCCTACGTCGCCGCCGAACCGTTCGACGCCGACTGGCTACCCGAGGACGGACGCTTCGCACTGGTCGTCAAGTCCTCCGGATGGAAGGCTGGCTACGGTCTCGGCGACGACTACAGCCAGTTCTACGAACACCACGTCATGCTCCGGCGCATAGTCGAGACGAAGAACGGGACCAAACTCAAGAAGCCACCACTGGCGCTTCACGTCGAGGTCCAACCCCAGTTCCGAGACCTCGTGTACTCGGACGGGAACCCGCTGGAGTGTCCCCACGGCGAGGGCACCCGACTAAAGATTTGGACGACGTGGGCCGAACAGCCCGAGGACGCCGAGACCCGCGCCTACGACGCCCTACGCGCGGTCTACGGCGACGTGTTCGACGTAGACGACCAGAACCCGAACTCCCGGCGCGTCGCCAAAGCCGAGGCGCACGTCCGATTCGCTCACGAGAAGATGGGCAACGTCGTGGAAGCGCTCGACCAGTCCCGTCAGTTGGTCGCCTACGGCGGCGAATCCGAGATTGAAGCGCACCAGCGCCGCCAGCGCGAGGGCTACCTTGAGGCGTTGGTCGAGTCCGACCGCTGGGACCTCCTTGGGTTCCCCGACCAGCCGTTCAACACCGGGCTGAAGGTCTACCGCCGGAAGGACTGGCACACGCTCAGTCCCGAGAACCCAGCGTTTCACCCGAAGCTGGAGGCGTTCTTCGCTGGCGTCGAGCGCGGGGAACTCCCGCACGTCTCGGAGTGGGATAGCGTCATGGACCACCTGCGCACGATGTGCGCGACTCACGCGCGTTGGGCCGGGCTGGAACGGTCCGACCTCGTAGAGGACGACTTCTTCGACGGCGCGCTCGCGCCCGAGTACGAGTTCGAGCGCCCGACCGGGCGCAAGCACATGCTTCGCCAGCGCTACGAGGAGGTCGCTACCGAGGTCTACCGCGAGGCGCTGAAACCGAACACCACGGCCGTCTACGACCTCATGAAGGTCGTCGCGGAACACCGCGGGGCGAACTACGACACGCTGGTCGAGGAGACCGGACTCGCTCGCTCGACTGTCCGGTACCACGTCGCCCGGCTGGAGGACGCCGACGTGTTCGTGAAAGTCGAGAAGAACCCGGTCCTCGTGGCGTTCACCGCGCCGCTGGCCCGCGAAGAGGCCAGCGACGTGCTGGAGGAGGTCCACCTGGACGACACGCCCGAGGATCGCGCGGACCGCGCCGACGACCGGCGCGAGGCCCGCCACGAGCGCCAAGAGCGCCGTGATGACGACCTCGACCGCAAGACCGAGGAGGACGCCGACCCGGACGCCAGCGGCGAAGACGACCTCGGGTTCCGCTATCTCGCGCACGTTGAGGCGAGCGCCCACGACCTCGCGTTCCTGCGCGACCGCTCAGAACTGGGCGAGCGTGACGTGCGCGTTCGCGCCGACGAACTCCCGCCGGACCTCCGGTAG
- a CDS encoding ATP-binding protein produces MTWNTVETLTDLDPRENTGTYLGTSRHTDAQSIRRKFGIPELDVEQFDYPSVIPGCLCKAADNSAFSPGGGTDALIEGPMGAGKSTFLKTIGAHLMDSVGRFPSEAVVWRASESRSEWISFAPWAKVCLPSSCEVEAMVVSTSEGDAYRRAVRLEDVVREVVYYDDPMDLCQNHLESGKFHVVYPDPQMTGCQDLYERSPKRKDGLEFSPDDPVNHWWVGFLLARVEHGSFIWTALLADEIGDMIPQSASKDQFASYQKVELYRDLFIDSRKYKLSVYHAGQNAEDAHEKVKRKHRWRVTLNGRANPTRASQVVGVNRVPMYKDLTSDMPTGRGLFWTETNFAAFAWPNIPKPTEEELRVHLTPKVPSDPADSGDSAESEGVVSL; encoded by the coding sequence ATGACATGGAACACAGTAGAGACGCTGACGGACCTCGACCCGCGAGAGAACACCGGGACCTACCTCGGAACCTCGCGGCACACCGACGCACAGTCTATCAGACGCAAGTTCGGCATTCCCGAACTCGACGTGGAACAGTTCGACTACCCGTCGGTGATTCCGGGGTGTCTGTGCAAGGCGGCCGACAACAGCGCGTTCTCGCCGGGCGGCGGCACGGACGCCCTGATAGAGGGGCCGATGGGCGCGGGCAAATCGACGTTCTTGAAGACTATCGGCGCGCACCTCATGGACTCGGTGGGTCGGTTCCCGTCCGAGGCGGTCGTCTGGCGGGCGAGCGAGTCCCGGAGTGAGTGGATTAGCTTCGCGCCGTGGGCGAAGGTCTGTCTCCCGAGTTCCTGCGAGGTCGAGGCGATGGTCGTCTCGACCAGCGAGGGCGACGCCTACCGCCGGGCGGTCCGACTGGAGGACGTGGTACGCGAGGTCGTCTACTACGACGACCCGATGGACCTGTGCCAGAATCACTTAGAGTCGGGAAAGTTTCATGTGGTCTACCCGGACCCGCAAATGACGGGGTGTCAGGACCTCTACGAGCGCTCGCCGAAGCGCAAGGACGGGTTGGAGTTCAGTCCGGACGACCCCGTGAACCACTGGTGGGTCGGGTTTCTCCTCGCACGGGTCGAACACGGCTCGTTCATCTGGACGGCGCTCCTCGCCGACGAGATCGGCGACATGATTCCCCAGTCGGCGAGCAAGGACCAGTTCGCCAGCTACCAGAAGGTCGAACTCTACCGCGACCTGTTCATCGACTCGCGGAAGTACAAGCTCAGCGTCTACCACGCGGGCCAGAACGCGGAGGACGCCCACGAGAAGGTGAAACGAAAGCACCGCTGGCGGGTGACGCTGAACGGTCGAGCGAATCCGACGCGCGCCTCGCAGGTGGTCGGCGTCAATCGCGTGCCGATGTACAAGGACCTCACCAGCGATATGCCGACGGGTCGCGGTCTCTTCTGGACCGAGACGAACTTCGCGGCGTTCGCGTGGCCGAACATCCCGAAACCCACCGAGGAGGAACTACGAGTCCATCTGACGCCGAAAGTACCCTCGGACCCAGCGGACTCGGGGGACTCCGCCGAGTCGGAGGGGGTGGTCTCGCTATGA